From Quercus lobata isolate SW786 chromosome 11, ValleyOak3.0 Primary Assembly, whole genome shotgun sequence:
TCTTCCCTTGAGCGCGCTCATCATGCACTCCATCCGTTCTTTCATCATCTACATCTCCTCGACAATGTGGGGCGGGGTCGTATTGATGAGGAATGACCGGCTCACATCTGGTCTATTCGGGGCGTTGCTACCCTCTGGTCCCTCCTGGTTCCTGTGGTCAGCACTGGCCCCTTTTTGATCTTCCTCTTGGTTTCCCATCATCGCGTTCTTCTGTCGCAGCTATTCTTCTAGGGTTTGGTTTTGTCTGGTGAGGCACTTCACGGCTGTGGTCTGGGTCTGTACTTGTCTCTCGAGAGCGGTTGGGCGTGGCTCGTCTCCTTGAATGTTATTGGTGGTGGTCGCCATTGAACGAGTAAGAACCATGCAACTCTTAGTCCGGGAAGCGTTTGTTATGGCTTATATGTCTCGCGCTgattcccacagacggcaccaactgatgatgccgtaaaTATCACTAGTGAGCTACACGATTTTTGCACGCTCATAACGACCTGcacagaaaagagagaagacctAACAAAGAGCATCGGTGTGGTGCCAGCtgaataccctccgaaggtcaagttagaactattctcacaactttAGAGTGCTAGAGTAGGgaaaattatgcgtaccttgatttgtgaggatattggggcttttatagtagtagaaggttaACCTCTCCTCCTTGGTATAGAAGTCTTTTCCTCATAGGAATCCTCTTAAATAGCCCtaaacgtgatggacaagacatttccttataGAGAAGATATTCATTAATGCGCGTATCTTCTAGAATTCTTTTTATGCTAGAATTCCTATTTGCCTTGGGATCTTGCGGTGGTTAACTGTGTGTCGCAAGTATTTCCATCTAGGGCTTCTGGCTGCCACGTGGGTGCTTGATCCGTTCCTCTTGCATCGGTTTATGCAGGATATGTCCATAACAGACCTCTGCACATTTGGGCTTGCCCTCTATCGACCCTGGAGATCTGTCAACCTAGatttttatcttcttcaacAACTAAAGGCCTCAGAAAGTGCGTTGTTGATTCCAATCGCAGGCATTTGTTCTAGCAGTTATATTTCTTGTTGACTACCTCCTAGGAGATACTGAAACGTGTCAAGATCTGCTTTAACATTTACTAAACCTTCTTTACATgaaaaataacataataaaaagAGCATTTCCATCCATTCCATCCCATCCCATGAAATAATATTcattattattcattaaaagAACATATAATATATCACAAATATCAGCCTAAATGCTTGATTACCCAATCAAAATCATGGAAATCCTTACACATGTTCATGCGAGACAAGAAAGAGAGGGTATTATCCTTCACTGTGATAGATGCATGCTTATCTGCTTTAATATGTTCACTTCAAAACAATAAAACTAAGTttgttagagcatccacaatagtggtgttgtttttttagttatttggcactacaaaaagttattttatttattttacttactaattttacaaaacatccagcaacagtggatctattttagctttcaacacaataaaataatataaacatcccaataaaataatatatctattacaataaattatatatcactataataatataatatatccattacaataaacaaaaatcataaccACTGCAACCGCTACCACTGCCACTACTGCTGCCGTCGCCACCAACTTTTCCACCgtcgccaccaccaccacctccaccatcGCCGCTATTGCTCgcttttgaaatttgaaatcatCCATGAtgcttttcattttcaatactatatatatatatatatatgaataattatATAGAAAGATACCATATTTATGCCTGCATTTTGAGGGCTAAggcaaaaaatttaattgggtttttttataaaaaaaataaaaatataagtagtactttatattttttatttaaaaaaaaaatcccatacTCTTACTtttaaaagacttttttttttttttgtgggaaaatGCAAAGTTataatcattttaattaaaaaaaaacttatacattaATATGACAATGAATGTAATTGGTggaatctcaaaaaaataataaacgaatatttgaataaataatatttgggatcttacaaattttataagtgaagttgtataagagatctgtgATTCAATTTTCACTTatatcaaaaactgattggtgtcttagtttgataataaaaaactatcatcaaaAGCAGACTTAAACTCTttctgaccaaaaaaaaaaaaaaaaaaaaaaaaaagcctactCGTCCTAGGGCCGGACCTGTCCATATCCGTAAATAAcctcaaacccaaacccaagcCCAAACCcaattcattcataaaaaaaaaagaaaaagaaaaagaaaacaaaggagCCTAGAGGAGGGTAGAGTTGAGCCCTCCGCCGCCTCTTTGAATTGAATGAAGAGAAGGAGGGATTTAGTACGAACATTGTCTTGTCTTCGCTGCTTCTTCAGTCTCccaaagaaaaacccaaacactacaaaaagaaaaagagcgaTGGAggattcatcttcatcttcatcttcatcttcttcttcttcttcagagaGATACTGTTACAATCCGATTCTGCGATGGAACCCTCAGGTGGAGGACTACTTCATCAAAGCCTACGGATCCGACCATTTCTCTCGCATTTCCAAAGCCCTAACGTACGTACGCTCGCTCGCACcgattagttttaaatttttatttttattattataaaataaaaaatcgttcctcttttttgtgttttaaaaatttcaaaaaattgctTTTTGGTTAGGCGTCCATCTTGCTACTCTTGTATACGTGTGAACACACTCAAGTCAACGAGTGACGCTGTTATTCAGAAGCTACTCACaattataaaagaagaagaagaagaaggtggtaATGTAGATGGTAGCGAGTCAGAATCAGAAATTGGTCGCATTTCTAAGTGTCAGTTTCCTGGGTTAGAAGACTATGTGGTTTTTTTTAGGGGTTCAGGACCACACGTGATTGATTATGCCAGACCACCTAAGGAGATAATTGTGAGCCGTAAATGTGCTGAGGCTGTTCTTCGAGGTGCTCAGGTTAGCATAGCATAGTCTTTTCCTACTAATACTTTTCATTTCGAAGATCTCATGCCACTTTCCCTTCCTTCTTTAGGTATATGTTCCTGGTGTAATCGCTTGCAGTGCTCATGTTGAGAAAGGGGATGTAGTTGCAGTTTCAGTTGGTGTGGAGCAACCTGCTCTGGATGGTGGAGGATGGGGTATTGGCATAACACGTGGTACTATTCTTCTGGGCTTGAAGACAGGTAGTTCTATAAATCCCTCTTGAAATTAACTTTGTATTCTTTAGTTGTTTATCATTACATTCTAACTTTTTTgttcttccttcttttattttaaatatatctttGATGAATTTACCGCATACTTCATTTATTGTTTGCATGCCGTTCCTTGCTTGGTTGACACATACTTCATGTTTTGTTTGCATGACAAGTATTGATTCCATTTTGAGTGTTTAATTTAATGAGTGATTAAATGTCAGCTACAGGTAATAATACTATTGATGTAGCCATGGAAGATTTATTTGTTACTACCTTGCAAATTCGCGTATTCAAGACTTATTTATTGGGGGCGTATGAAGTCCAATTAAAGCAAATGTTTTATGGTTTTAAAGGTCTTGTTACGTGTATTagaattaaaacaatattttcatttgGGTTGTTATTGAATAAGTTATGGTGAACATAggattgaattttgttttgaggGATTGTTtgtaaaaagataaaagaaaaaaaagagagagttagAGTTATTGTGGAGTAACCCTGAGATGAGGAGTAACAGGTTGGgctaattttaaaataaggggaatagataagtttttttttttttttttgggttttaattttaagaGTAAAAAAGCAGTTTAATAACGTGGGGGAGGGGATAGGAAAAAGGCTGAATGggttcatatttttttgaagagttGAAATTTTGCTTTTTGAAGAGTCCACATGCGTGTCATGTGAGTATCTTTAGTTAATTTTAATAGTGGTTAAGCAAAAGTATCAATTTGACACGTGTAAAGTTCATGGAGTaaattggctaaaataaaaagttcaggGAGTGTAATAGCCACTATCTAAAAGGAATAAGAATACACTTTAATAGAAAATAGCAACAAGCTGATATAAAAGGAATAACAACTTGACTACAACCCTTAAGCACACTTTTATACCTGGGAAAAATCTCTTCCAGCTTCGCCTTCATCAATTCTTATTGTAAACCTTGGCTTCCCTTACCAATCTCGATAATTCTTTAGCTTTTTACACCATTGAAGTGCTGTCCCCTTCAACTTCATATTCACCAACAGTACCTTATGTTTTTGGTAATAGGCGTCCATTCCAAATAAGTCTCCAAACTAGATTCAATTTGCTGCTTTTGCTTCATTCACCCAAGAAGAGTTGTACTtatccaaaaatagaaaaatgaaaatttccatAGAAGAGGTATATCTTCCTCTTTGAGAAAACCATTGATATTGAGTGTTTCAAACTGTAGATTCTGATCTCTCAACCTCTACTGTCTAGAGTTCACAACTGtgttgtatataattttttttatagttagtTGAACACCTGTCCATAATacatattcttttatatataagatatgAAAGCTCttttaaaaaagagattttttttaaaatttttttattaaaattacaaactGGTCCAAAATACGCAATCCGGCTGGTATAGCCGAAATGCCTGGTATTGACTGGTTTTTGAACTGGTATAAaattaagtgtgcgtttggatactgcttattttgttgaaaactgaaaacaataaaaaaataataaaaaattactgttcatgcTTGAAAGTACTGTTCATATGCCTGATAGGCgctggttaaaaaaaaaaaaaaaaagggctgaAAACGCAAATAATCTGGACGTGGACGTGCAAACCAAACCTACCCTAAGAGTTTCTTGTACTATTTTTGGTATTGGTAATTTGGTATGGTAAATACTTGCTATACAGGCTAGTATGTAATAccctgattttttattttttatttttatgataatcACCGTCATcgtcattattattattgtagagTTGAGATACTATATGTGTGCATAGTAAGAAAAGTAAAGTTTTAGTGCATAcaattttgtgttgttttttaaaataaaaaggaagatgtAACGTAGAGAGTTACTTTGTGGGTTATTCATATAAAACCTTTAGTCTTCAGTCTTATTAATTATGAAAAAGGATAAGAGATTAAAATCTATTTGGATTAGAAGTTTAAGAGTTATTGGAATCCTTTGGAGTTCCAGCCTATCTAAACAAATAAACCTTAATTTGAGGTTAATTGGAAATAAAAGTCTTGGAAACATATTTAAGCCATTGGGTCTCTTCTTTATACGAgtgaatcaaaaaaaaaaaaaaaaaaatttaagaaagagTAAGGCGCTGGATGCTAGAGGCTACAGGCTACGACAAAAGGATTAGAGGCAAACTTGTTTGTAACAAGGTAATTTGTCTTTCGCTTAGAGTCCtctatgggtttttttttttttttttttttttttttttttaatattaagcCTTGATCACCACTTGTGGGGTTTATATATACAACTAGGCCTGTTCATGGTACTTATGTTGTAGTAACATGGATTACTGGTAGTGTACAGTTTAAGAGTATTGATGTTGGGTTTCACGATATTATGAATTTGGCTGTTACTTATGTATACCTTTTAATTGGTGAACTTGGGATCAATTTATAGATTCTAAACCGCAACATGTATGAGAAGCTTATTTATTCTATGATTGGTTGAACACCTAAATATCAAGTGGTGGCCTAGAATATCAATTGTGGCTATAGTAGTTTGTTTGAACTCTAGTAGTACATATTAGCTTTTGGGGTAATATTGTTGCGGTGGGACCTTAATAAGGaatattaaattgattaatCCAATGGTGTATACAAAAGTAGTTTCCATAACTAATTTTTGTAGGACAGTAGGGAAGAAAAGGTTTCTAATGATTAGATTTCATGCTTTCTATTTAGAGCTTACGGAAGATTAAAGTGTTCGGCTGTGTTTAGATATATTAGCAAGAGAGGGAAGTAATGCATGATATGCACACGTTTTGTTCATTAGGTTCTTAGAAGTCAatagttttcaaaagttatgtttttaagATTACGTTTTTTGAAGTTTATCAAAAGCATTTTTACATCATTAAAAGAGAAACTTTgacttttaaataatgttttaaagagaaatttcgAATTTTAAATAACGTTTTGAACGTCCGAATCTCATATGATTTCTAAACTacactattttcaaaaaataattgagtttaaatataagttttctaaaaagttTATTGTTctttgaatttgtttaaaaccaagtgatttcaaaTTCATATTCCTATTTtccaaatggtatttaaaacttttcttttagaaattgaatttttagaCTTACTCAggacttgtaaaatatttacaaaaactCCTCAGTTCCTATTCATTCCCTAAGAGAGTCAAGCATCATTTGATTTATGTTCAATTTGATATATTGTGATCTTCAATATGCCTTCGTATTTGGAATGATTGTTACTAATAAGTAAATTATTCTACttttgtataaactttgctTTTGTGATATATGACTCattgaatgtttttaaaattgatcaGATATATGTGTAAGCCCGCTCACAgggttgtatgtgagaataAGTGTTGAACCCTCACTAGTAGGGGTTAAATGTTGGTATCcactcacaggattgtatgtgagaatatgtgatatGCGTTTGTGACACTGTGCTCTAATCAATTATCTGTATGTGCTTTCAACTGATTTTGGTATTTAATTACTTTTGTGTTTAGTGGTTCATtatatgttttgaaaaactATGTTTGGAATTCAAAATACTCGTGCTTTGCTCTACTCTTTTTCTGTAttgtatataattatttactagatgtgtggctcaccctatcaattacaattttcaaattaaagtttAGGTGGGAAACAGAACTTTTGGGTTGCTTtgtaaggtgcaaggtagagcTTGAGAGTTTTTAGGCAACTTCAATAATGCTTGAAGCCTTATAGGATTTTAGTTATCTTTATTTTGATTCAGGTTTTAACTAGTGGAGATTATTTCGAATTTGTGGATGTTTGGAGATTGTAAGAAGTTTTTAAGATCATTATTTAATTggagttttatttaattttgaaattagttAGAGATATGCAAGATCAGCAAgttagtcatgcatctaaatttATGCTTCAAGGATTTGGGTTGTGACATAGTATGGTATGGAATTTAAAACTTTGGTTAAAAGGTGTTTCCTATGGCTCACACACACGTACACATATTACAAGCCTTCCATTTTAGTTTCTGATGCTGATTATTTGATGGTCTGGGTttgaaaacttcaaaatttcTGCTGAAGTTATTTTGCGAAACCTTATTGGATGTAAGGGTTGATggattttattttcattgttatAGATCCGTATTATTTTGAAAGGAATGGACTCTATATTGGCCAAGGAAAAGCAATGATGTCAAGGGCTGGGATGTTTCGCGTTTTAGAAGGAATTGCAGTGGATATGAGTAATAGAGTATACAAACTCCCTTCCTTTCATGGTATAGTTAATTCTGTATAAATTTTGATACATTTCATAATATGTTTTTAGCATGGATAATACAATGTGGCattctgtttcttttttaatagcaTGTTGTCAAAGGTGTTGCTGATGGACATCCTTTAGCAGAATGTTTTTCACAAacttttgctaaaaattaaacGCTTTTCCCCTAGTTGGATATGATATGCTATTAAaaagttatctttttattttttatttttaaaatattaatattgttGTTGTGGTTGATGTTTCTATAGCTAAAATTAGGTACTAAATTAGATAATCGATTGTTATTCATGGTCTGGGTAGTTTCTCAGAATTGTTAAATTGAGATCCGATCATGAGGCTTGAGATTTTATGGATAACAAATGCCATTTCAACCTCATAATATGACTTCATTGAAGAATTGCTTTTTAGGATTTTCATTAAAGAACATTTAAATTGATGACTCAATACCCTGATGTCCAGTGGCATAATGTCAAGTCATCTAATTTTGTTGCAGTTAGCCACATAATTTCTCTATCTATATTGGTTAAGAAGCAGGatcattgattaatttttttctagattcttttgttcttttatcttgtattggaaatatatatactttgtttgttttgatgtaaaatattttcaggtgtttggtatgatatgtaaattttttcaagCAAACTACCTAAGTTGGTGGCTTAGTCACCGGAGCCACTGATGCCGGAGGTCTTGTAATTGGACCACCGAAACCGGTAGCCGGAATGGTGGCTTTGGTGACGGTTGTTGGAGCAGTGTCTCCGGTGACCGGACCGCTGGCATCTATAATTAGAATGGTGTCTTCGGTGACtgaaatgattttaaaatttttactacATTTTATATGCAAACAAATACCTGAAAATGGATAGCATGTGAGTCAGACCGCCCGcagtcaaaagaaaaagaaaaagaaaaagaaaaagaaaacagttttGCATCAATGCGAATAGAAGCCTTGCTGCCCCCATGATATGAGGATGAGATAGTTAGGGAGGGTCGTTTGGTGGATAAAGTTGGTGAGGGTAGTGGGGCAGCAGGTGGAGAAAGAGCTTTGGGTACAATGGAATGTTGTGGAAAATTAGGCAATTGAGGTGGTGGGAAAGGGAAGGAGGGGGAAAAAATTGGGGATGAGGGAGAAAACTAAAAGGGTGATGGAAATTGTGGTGGGAAACAGAAAGGAGAGGTGGGAGGAATAAGAGAAGATGGAAAGGTTGATTGGGGGTGGAGGAATGGGTGGGACAGAGgaggggggtggggtgggggagGCAGCGCAGGAGTCATTCTAAAAgacaactttttcttttgcGTAAATGAATGAACTTCAACACAATGAACAAAactgaagaaaatataattgacCAATATCCCTCATAGCAATTTTTATTAGTTCAGTTGAATTTTGCTCCTAATAGGTGTTCATGGTCAGTGTTTAGCATTCTTCACTTTTCAGTAGCATTTTTGGCAAGTGAGctatagctcaattggcacttcTTCCCAccataataatgggatggaATATAAGGTCAAGACCTGGTAGGTGTGTCGTAATTCaccaatagaaaaaaatttccaataactattttttcattttctaaaaaacctttttttttggaagcagTCTGTTCTTCACTTTTCACAACCTTTCTTCTATTCCTTCTTTGTTATTCTTGGTGATGTCAACCACTGAAGATTTCATCTATTCAAGCTTCTCTTTTCAGCAAAATATCTTGTTCACATCAACTTCAGTCACCTCTTTGATAAAAGAACCTGTGATATATGCGTTAATCATGTCAAAACAAATAGTACTACGGAGGTTTGTCAAAAAAGAACCTGTGACATTTGTATGGATCATGTCAAACCAAAGAGAACCCCGCGAAATGGAAGTACTATTTGTCCCACTTACCTTGTGTGTTTAGGGATATGATTTGGTTGGAAAATTAAGGCAGTTAACTTGCATATCATTGCAACAGTCATTCCACTACTACCATCACTATTAAGGGTTTCTCCTACTTTATTCCCACTCTAATCTAGGTGTTGTGAAAATGTGCCTAATAAAAGTGATAAGAGAAGTATTGATTTCATTCCCTTGTAAACATCAGCAATAAAGCTTCATATTGAGAcagcatttttttcttttttcttttcttttatttttattttcagattttgattttttttttcttcacgtCTATGTATAATTTGAGTTAATTTAGGGGTCCAATATTTCCTTTCTTCTCAACTTTGATCTGGTCAGCAATCGTACTGTTATATTAAGTTGATGGTGGGCCAAGACTTTGCAAATAAGAGGGTTTGCACAATGATAAGTAGGGTTAGGTTTGGAAGATTAAAACATGTTTGTATTGGGTTCTAAAGCTAGTATAGCATTgatggaaattaaattaaattaaagaagGTAACAACAAGAAATATTTTAGGACTTACACTATAGTCCCTTAGACACAGGTCTTGGGTTAGGGTTGATCACAAAATCCTTTAGGAGCATGTCAAACTATACTTTTAGGAAAAGCATgcttttgtatgatttttttaatatatttatttatcattgtCAAAAATTGAGCATTTCCATGTGGACCATGAAGTGATCTGTCTTTTTCTATTCGTTGCTCTGTTCCTATATATCTAGTAGTTGTTGATACTTTCCTGATTTAATCTTTCTTATTTGGGTATGTTTTATGTTGTTAAATATTGACACGGTGTCTGTAAATTGCccttatggttttttttttttttttttctcagatgTTCTCGAGGGTGagatttttcttcaaaacctGCCAAGCATTGTCACTGCTCATGCGTTAGGTACCTATTACATTGTCAAATTTCTCtaaagtgagattttttttttcccctttattgTTGGTGTTAATTTTGTTCCCTTCATCTATTATCATATTTTGAGGTCTTTTAGCATTTCAATGGGGGAAGTAATGTAATGATTGCTCCATAGTCCTTGCATGATTCAAAAATTAGTTGCTGAAGAAACATTATGATAACTGAAGCAGCAAGAATTTAGGTCATTTTGTTGAAGATATTGGGTTTATGTTAATGTAACGGCCCAAGAGGTCCAATTTATTGTAAGCCCATGTAGGGCCAACCATAGCTGTTATATATAACCTACTAGGGTTCATTGTAatcaacaaattgaaaatacaGTAAAGCTGTAGTCACTGGGGCTTTATCCCGCAAACCACATAACTTTTGTGTTCTCCTCTCTTTCTTGCTTCCGCTTCtctacattattttatttttatctttcaaCTTGATATCAGAGCCATCTCTATTCTATTTCAATTAAATGATCAACACCTCCCATTGTCACTGTTTTAGCTTGCattaaaacttataatttagTTGATGTTTTCTTTTGGGTGTTGTTATTGCTCTTGATGGTGAGTGTTGGTGGCTTTCTCAGTAGTTTTTGTTGGCCTCTATTGTTGGTTGTTGTTGGTGTGGTCTAGGTGGTTGTAGTTGTTGATGGTTGTTGTTGGTGATTGTAGTTGTTGTTGGTTGTTGTTCTCGGCAGATTgcttgttgttgttgctgttggttgttgttattgttgttctCGGCAGTTGTCATTGTTGTTATCactggtggtggttgtggttgtcgCTGTGGTTATCATTGTTGTCTCATGGGTGTCGCTGGGTCCTTTAACCCGAGATCCAAATCTGACTGCAACCTAACTAGGTAGATCtaggtttattttttggcaTATTCCGGCGTGTTCTCAACAAATATGGTACCCTTCTTGGGTTTTCAGCTTGTCCTGGTGGTTTTCCAGTTATGGAGATTGCCTACCGGAGTTTGCAGTGGCTTTCCTCGATCTCTTGGTCGTTACATGTGGTCCCTAGGTGATTTTTCTTGGTAGTGGTTGTCGTCAGAGTTGTTGGTTGCTGGCATAGTGGTCGTCGGTGAGTTCTAAGGCCGCCAATGTGGTTGTTGGTTCCTTATTTGGTATTGAATAGTTTCAGCTGGTTCATCTCGGTTTTTTGGTCGGTTTCGCTTCTGTTTGTCTGGTTCAGCTTCAATTTCGGCTGGTTTCCTCAAGTTTTGGCTGGTTCACATCATTTTTCAGCCTCTTCAAGCAACTTGGCACTGTGTAGAAGTTGCTTAGTGTATATGTTCCAAGCTGGACCTATATGACCATATGCTCAAGCTTTCAAGCTTGAGGGGGAGTGTCGAAGATATTGGGTTGATTTAATGTAATGGCTCAAGAGGCCTAATATATTGTAAGTACATGTAGGGCTAACCCTAGCACTTATACATGCCCTACTGGTTCATTGTAATCaacaattgaaaaatacaataaagatgtagccacTAGGGCTTTATCCTATGGATGTAGGCCGAACCACATAACTCTTgtgttctctctttcttgcttTTGCTTTGCTGAATTATTTTATGAGAAAGGATTTGTTGCAAACTAAGTTGTGGCAACTCTTGCAAAAATACACACATGTCAATGCCTCAAATTGACACCTGTCTAGgcttatatttaaatgaaaacttCCTTGTCAAGATTGAATTTTTCACCAAGTGGCCACTTGACATGTATGCATTTTGCAGGAGTTGTCGCAACTTAGTTTGCAGCAAatcatttctcttattttattattttctttcaactGATTCTATATAGCAAAGAGCCGAATTTCTTGCTAGTAGATTGTAATGCCAAGAATAGATTTCAGTAATAACACAATAGATTGTAacgccaatgagctctagctcaattggcacctcctCCACTTGTAAGTgctaggtggagggtgaggttgtgggttcaataTCCATTGGGTGTGAGTGTGTAacttagcaattaaaaaaacacaatagatTCTggcaaaataaagaaagagattgaaTTGGGAATGGTAAACAAAGAGATTTTATGCACAAGGATCtaagaaaattttccttctttctttatttggtTAGAGGACTGCTTTGAGTGGTCTTGCCATGCCCTCTGTTTTAGATTTCCTAGATTTATGTTGTTTTGGGTAGATTTTTGCTTCCCTTGTACGCTCCGTGTACCAGGGaagttttttttggttgttcttTTATTCCAGTTTTcaataaagtttttaaattgCTGATATAAAAAAAGGGAcctaagaaaattttgagatctgatttttcttgtatttgatTAGAAAATTCTGCTACCTTAGGGTATGTACTTGTCCATAGCAAACCTGAAACTTCAGTCCTTGACTGTACATATAACAAACTAATCTGTACCATCCATTCTGCTTATTATTAATGATATTTACATATCTACGAAACTCTTAAGGAAAACACCGTGTCCtgtataaataatataaacacaaGATATAGCTAGGAAACACGTAAACCAAAAACAAGAGGCTGGACATATGCTAACTACTATGCTGATATGGGCCCTTTTGGTAAAACGTTTTGCAGCTTTAAAGCTGCTTTTTCCGTAGAAAAGCTGCTGACATGTTTAGTGAAATCTCGTCAGGCTGCTTCTCAGGAATCAATGGCTGCAGTGGGCCCTGCAGAAGTTTTGATAAACAGCCAGGGGGCTGCTTTTCAAGCTTCTGTGCAGG
This genomic window contains:
- the LOC115968319 gene encoding putative methyltransferase NSUN6 isoform X5, translated to MKRRRDLVRTLSCLRCFFSLPKKNPNTTKRKRAMEDSSSSSSSSSSSSSERYCYNPILRWNPQVEDYFIKAYGSDHFSRISKALTRPSCYSCIRVNTLKSTSDAVIQKLLTIIKEEEEEGGNVDGSESESEIGRISKCQFPGLEDYVVFFRGSGPHVIDYARPPKEIIVSRKCAEAVLRGAQVYVPGVIACSAHVEKGDVVAVSVGVEQPALDGGGWGIGITRGTILLGLKTDPYYFERNGLYIGQGKAMMSRAGMFRVLEGIAVDMSNRVYKLPSFHDVLEGEIFLQNLPSIVTAHALDPQKGERILDMCAAPGGKTTAIAMLMKDEGEVVAVDRSHNKVLVIQKLAAEMGLNCITAFKLDALKAVWQRNDSNITTDLCCSEEIDGVTIQSSDLLGSLVDRNSSIIMEGMSAEKSGKESVSNEKANERTYVSKADIRKNIRRIRNGSGRNQCNGGRVQNSKGFSPNSFDRVLLDAPCSALGLRPRLFAGEFISTLNCSCWSW
- the LOC115968319 gene encoding putative methyltransferase NSUN6 isoform X3, translated to MKRRRDLVRTLSCLRCFFSLPKKNPNTTKRKRAMEDSSSSSSSSSSSSSERYCYNPILRWNPQVEDYFIKAYGSDHFSRISKALTRPSCYSCIRVNTLKSTSDAVIQKLLTIIKEEEEEGGNVDGSESESEIGRISKCQFPGLEDYVVFFRGSGPHVIDYARPPKEIIVSRKCAEAVLRGAQVYVPGVIACSAHVEKGDVVAVSVGVEQPALDGGGWGIGITRGTILLGLKTDPYYFERNGLYIGQGKAMMSRAGMFRVLEGIAVDMSNRVYKLPSFHDVLEGEIFLQNLPSIVTAHALDPQKGERILDMCAAPGGKTTAIAMLMKDEGEVVAVDRSHNKVLVIQKLAAEMGLNCITAFKLDALKAVWQRNDSNITTDLCCSEEIDGVTIQSSDLLGSLVDRNSSIIMEGMSAEKSGKESGRKNIRRIRNGSGRNQCNGGRVQNSKGFSPNSFDRVLLDAPCSALGLRPRLFAGEDTIESLRNHAKYQRRMFDQAVQLARPGGIIVYSTCTINPGENEALVRYALDRYTFLSLVPQHPRIGGPGLVGHCEFPDGYIEEWLRPGEEELVQRFDPSSPLDTIGFFIAKFIVGPKDA